In Camelina sativa cultivar DH55 chromosome 17, Cs, whole genome shotgun sequence, the genomic stretch GGATCGCATTAATTTTGTGTTAATACAAaagtggtttgtttgatttgttaaaaGACCCATCATTTTGGGCCTGCATTAGGCCCATATATAATTAAGTGACTTTGAATCTGACCTAGGTTAAATATACTCTGTTccttcttctctactctctcaCGGCAAATCACAGAACATGAATGATGATTCGAAGAAAGAGGGATTCAAATTACAAGTTGGGATTTTAAGATAGATTTGAATCATAAATCATGTATGTTCATGGGATCAAAATCTCAGAGATATTCCTCCCCTAAGAAGAGCCTGAAGAGAACATGGAAATAGCTAGTGCGAGGCATCATTGGTATTTGGTTGCAGATGATGGTAGCAGTGAGTGAACAGAGTCGGTCGTTGGGAGCCTTGTCTGAGTACAGTTGTAGTTTGTATAACCAGTTAGTATGGTACACACTTTATGAATCAGCTCGTTTTATAAAACAGTTCGACACTTTCTATGTCATGCTCATGAGCTGAGAGAGATGCAACAATACTTACActtcattgcatttgcatcgTCAGGTGGATCTTGGAGTTCCATGCTTTGCTATACACAAGCAACTCCTGAAATTCGAAAATCTATATGGATGTTTTCAGCCAGAAAAGGAACCCTAAGGACAACCATTACTCTCGTTCTATGAATGAACCTTGATGCAAACCATTACATTCGTTCTATGTATGTACTGATGATCTCTTGTTCTtttacacaacaacaacaagcaaagCGAAGTATGTGTCAGGGTTTAACATTATGCAGGTTTCCAAATTAAGGCtcaaatatatatggtttaCAGGATTCCAAATTCTGgctcaaataaattatttctaataGCACCACGCTCAGCTCACTTGAAAGATTTGATACAGAGTGTACAACATCATCATGTTCCATTGTTACAAAACTCGTTGATAAGGTTGTCTAAATTCTTCCAAGACGAACCGATACCTTCCTCCAAAGCCTTCTTCGCCACCTTACCATATGCTTCTACATTCTTCCTCAGCTCTTTACCTTTCTCTCCCTCCATCAAATCCTTCACTTTCTGTgcaatctcttctcttctcacgACCCCTTCACTCGCCGTCACCACTCTCTCCGCCACTCTAAGCTCTTCCACCACCAAAATCGCATTCAGAGGTTGCTCCGCTGCTAAAGGAAACGCCAAGATTGGAACCTTGGAGCAAATGCTCTCCATCAGAGAATTCCACCCACAATGGCTCATGAACCCTCTAACACTCTCGTGCTCTAATATCTTTCTTTGATCAACCCATTCATCTCTCACCGTCAGTCCTCTTTCTCCCACTCTCTCTTCAAACATTTCTCCTAGTTCATTTCCTTTGAACACCCACAAAAAGTTCACCTGCGATTCTTCTAGCCCTAACGCAATCTCCTCTAGTTGTTCTCTCGAGATCTCCGCTTGTGTTCCGAAAGCCACGTAGAGAACATTGCATCCCTTGTCTCGCTTTTTATCAAGCCATTTCATCCAACTAGGCTTGACCTTCTCTTCTACTTCACCTTCCAAGCTGTCAGAAAGCAAAGAGTTggtatctttatttttcttatcgATTAGTTCcaatatttatactaaaacataATTAGTGAACTTACAAGTTATTTACAGAACAAAGCGGTCCAAGTGCCCAAGGCTTGAGCTCGCGTTTACGCTTGTAGAAATCTAGAAACACAGGCTCAAGGTCGTCGAACGTGTTGAATATGATACCTTGACTTTGATTCATAGACGTGACTTGATCTATGATAAACTTGAACCCAGGATCTGTGGTGGGTTTTGGAGCAAACATATCTTTAACGAAATCACATTTTCTAACCTTAATCCAGGGAAACTCCGGTACGGAAACCGGCTCCGTGTCGGACTTAACCTTAGATAGAAGCTGGTTTCGAAAAACACTGTCCAATATAGAGGTGGAAGCGCAGTTCATACCCAAGAAAACAATCCAAGGAAACCCTAGCTTTCGAGCTGACTCTTGCGTCCACCACAAGAAACCGTCTGAGACCATAAAACTGACCCGTGGCAGTGACATGAGCTCTCGCTCAAAGTCGGACTGCATTGACTTGGTGGCTCTTGTGAAAGGAACGAAGAGGGAGGACAAAGCAGGGAGTTTGTCGGTGCACTCGATGCCGGGAGGGATCTCCGGGACGTTTTCAGGGAAAGGTACGTCGACGATGGTTGCTTTGGTGCCGGAGAGTGACTCAGCGACGAAAGGACGGTTCAAAGGAGTGGTGAAGACGGTGACGGAGATGTCTCCGGCGTAGGAGTGGGATAGGAGGAGGCGAGCTAATTGGAGCATAGGGATCATGTGCCCTTTGGACAAGTATGGGAACAAAACCACGTGAACTTTTTCTAACTCCATTGTGAATTGAGATCTGTGCATAggcctctctctttcttatatagatatatttctaTGTATAAATAAAGACTTCATGTCCATTGAGATCTCAGATCTGAGCATAGGTctcctctctgtttttgtgtATCTCTCTGTGACTGTCACTCTATGTATAAGGAGATCTGTGCCTAGTTTATTAACATATAGCAATTTGTGTTATTTAATtctatgtttttgatttctatTGACCCTCAAAGGTAagagatatataaaacaaagaccAACATTCAAAGTAGAAGATAATATTTTGGAATAAAGACtcgaaattttatatatattcacttgAAAATCATCAccctttttttatgttcttgggGTTCTAATAAAGGGATGCTTTTAGATTTGTGTTTCATTTCTGAAGGAAAACAAAGGAGgagaaaaaaatgttgttagTCAAAGGAGTTCTTGAGTTAATTGATGATAGTTCATGAAATCAATCCCATTTAGCCTGACGCAACACAGAATCTGCTCCGGTAGCTCCTCTGGTTTGTTCCCCTGTTCATACATAAGAATCCTTAACATAAGCAATCAAATCCCATATGATTTTCCAGTCCAAAATATGATTGAAACGAAGCCTACCTGAATTGTGAGGCCAACATCAAGAACACAAATCTTGAGTCTGTCTATAAATGTTTCAAACCCTTTACGGGATATATAACCGAATCTATGCATATCGATATCAATCTCTAAGTAATTGTCCCCCTACAAAGAGCAAAATTGCCAAGTTCATTAGCTTATTTCTAATCAAGCAGAAGAGTTCAAGAGTTAGGGTCTCACCAAGTAGAATTCGTGCTGCGGACGTGAAAGAACAGGTTTCTCATTATAAGCCTGCATCAGTTTTTTCTCCGGACCACTCAAATGGAGATCATCTACGTTTGCAACACGTCCCAATATCTTAAGCCGCTCTCTAAAAGGCGCGGTTGTATCCATAGGGAAGCCTTTAACTTTCTCAACCTCATCATCTATTAATTTCTACGCACAATAAACAAACATGGATTCAATACAAAGAGCCTTAAACAGCGCCAAACCATATAAGATGAGACTAACCAACTCCCGAACTTACCCGAATGCTTTCTTGAAAATGGAGCGGTAGTTCCTTTGAATAATTATCCGAGAGTTTGAagtataaaattatattcattcCTTCTCCATCAGATTCACCTTGAAAGATTGCAGTTGGATACAAAGGAATCTGTTCCGGCCATAAACCAAGAGAAAGAATCAGGGgaaaaaaattcagaaagaaGGCACCAACTACCAGCAGAACTAGATCATACCTGAACATTTACAATAAGGATAGATGGGAGTTTTGAGGATGTAGTAGTAACGGGAAGTTTGACATATTGTGCAACATGGTGTATTTTATGTTCCGATAAGAAAACATCGACACCAAAAGGATTATATGCAGCATGGCTAGGTgcaaactctttcttcttttcccttttaccaagaacaaaaatacaattgCTAGTTAAAGATGGTTTAAACTAGTAatcaatcataaaataaaatcaggATTGTTCTCTTAAACGGTATACCTGAAGTATGTTTTACCACGAACACGGAAACTATTTGGATCAACGGTTGACCAACAATCGAGCATTTTCTTATCAACTGGACAGAAAGGAACCTGAGAACCCGCTATCGGTCTCTTCAACTGCATTTTAGACAGAACTGAAACAATGTTCGAGACAGAACATGTGAGTTTTGGATTTGAGAATAACCTGCTAAATCCAATGAACCAATCAAGTGATGATATGTATACTTACACAAGGCTCCTGAAGCATGACCTTCTCTCCATTTATAAGAAAGTCTAAGAGAAGTTTTCTTCCTGGAACTAGGAGGACTAGAGCTAAGAGACCTTCTCTTATCAATAGAAGGAACAGTTGTTGTATTCAGACAAGGCAAACAATTACTAGGTAAGATCCTGCAGTTTTCCAAGAGACCTTCATCTGCAGATGAATCTACCAAATCAGGCCGCTTTGCATCGTTTAAATCACCGTCTGATTTGGACTGGGACATCACTTCGTTTGATTCAGAGTCTTgtgttgatgatgttgttgttgaactcGAGATTGATACACGATTAGATCCGTTTAACGTATCTggaaatcaaaaacaatcaGAAAAGCCGAGAAATGAAGATCGATCAATAATCTCAACAAGCTAAAAGAAATTGGTATAGAAGAAGTCAAGAAGATAGGATAGTATTACCTTCTTGAACACTGTGGAAATCATCATCACAGTCAGTTTCAAAAGCGACATTGGACTCAAACCATGCTTCTTCACCAGTTGCTGTGGAGAACaaaaaacatcatcatcagttcTCTCTACTAAACATCAATCAagtattcaaatttataaaacatcaaatcaaaatcacaagAGATTAGCTACCAAAtacgttgaaaaaaaaaaaaaaaatcataaaagaggaaaaagatcAAAGCTTTACAAAGTGTGTGATGTAATAAACAAAGATTTAATCAAAACACACAGtgagtttgttttttatataatcagAATCTCTAATCTGAAAgaatcattcatatatatatataataaaaagaaaaactttggaGAAAACCTAATCGATAGGGTTAAAAAAACGAATCAAAGATCAAAATCAAAGGAATGggaggaaacagagagaggGGAATAGAGACCTCGGGAACTGGGAATGGAGAAATTACGATGATGATCGAGAGTGTCGAAAGATCCGTCAGAGAGACGAGAAGAGACGGCTCTCTTCCTTTGAATTTTACGTCGTCTACGACTCTTCCTTCGTTGTTTACTTGACTTAAGCTTCGCTCCTACACAGCTCTTAGGCGTCGACACGCAAcctcccatctctctcttttttgatTAGAGATTAGCTTACACAATCTTTCTTTCCATATGACGATCgaacaaaacccagaaaacaaaaaaaaaaacaataaagagagagagagagagagagctacgTTTATATCTATCTCTCTTTGATCAATATGTGGGAAAGGAATCTGTCATCATcgaatcaacaacaacaaagactaTAAATGAACAAAACACAAGAGAAAGGGTACTTCCGGTTCAGCTCAGATTTCCGAAAAGAGACAGAATTTATTTGGTGaagcaaaaaagagaaaaaaaaattaagatttccTTCCTTACggagaacccaaaaaaaaaagatatactacttttttttttttttctttggatttttttttttagattcgggaagtcaaaaaacaaaaggattcgAAGATAAGAAAGAACAAGTAAGTAGTTAGTTATTATTATCTCTTCGGTGTGCATTAACGGCATCTACCAAGCAAATTCTCTTAACCATTGAATTAAACCGAGTTCTTTCTTTTAACCGGATCTGGTTAAGTGCGTCGGTAGGACTCCCTCTCaccatcactttttttttttgtagtcgcTCTCTAATCATCAGTATCTAGTTTCACTTATGACGTAG encodes the following:
- the LOC104755250 gene encoding UDP-glycosyltransferase 90A2-like produces the protein MHRSQFTMELEKVHVVLFPYLSKGHMIPMLQLARLLLSHSYAGDISVTVFTTPLNRPFVAESLSGTKATIVDVPFPENVPEIPPGIECTDKLPALSSLFVPFTRATKSMQSDFERELMSLPRVSFMVSDGFLWWTQESARKLGFPWIVFLGMNCASTSILDSVFRNQLLSKVKSDTEPVSVPEFPWIKVRKCDFVKDMFAPKPTTDPGFKFIIDQVTSMNQSQGIIFNTFDDLEPVFLDFYKRKRELKPWALGPLCSVNNFLEGEVEEKVKPSWMKWLDKKRDKGCNVLYVAFGTQAEISREQLEEIALGLEESQVNFLWVFKGNELGEMFEERVGERGLTVRDEWVDQRKILEHESVRGFMSHCGWNSLMESICSKVPILAFPLAAEQPLNAILVVEELRVAERVVTASEGVVRREEIAQKVKDLMEGEKGKELRKNVEAYGKVAKKALEEGIGSSWKNLDNLINEFCNNGT
- the LOC104755252 gene encoding uncharacterized protein LOC104755252, coding for MGGCVSTPKSCVGAKLKSSKQRRKSRRRRKIQRKRAVSSRLSDGSFDTLDHHRNFSIPSSRATGEEAWFESNVAFETDCDDDFHSVQEDTLNGSNRVSISSSTTTSSTQDSESNEVMSQSKSDGDLNDAKRPDLVDSSADEGLLENCRILPSNCLPCLNTTTVPSIDKRRSLSSSPPSSRKKTSLRLSYKWREGHASGALFLSKMQLKRPIAGSQVPFCPVDKKMLDCWSTVDPNSFRVRGKTYFREKKKEFAPSHAAYNPFGVDVFLSEHKIHHVAQYVKLPVTTTSSKLPSILIVNVQIPLYPTAIFQGESDGEGMNIILYFKLSDNYSKELPLHFQESIRKLIDDEVEKVKGFPMDTTAPFRERLKILGRVANVDDLHLSGPEKKLMQAYNEKPVLSRPQHEFYLGDNYLEIDIDMHRFGYISRKGFETFIDRLKICVLDVGLTIQGNKPEELPEQILCCVRLNGIDFMNYHQLTQELL